One Pseudobutyrivibrio xylanivorans genomic window, AAACAGATGCACCCTTACCATCTACGTTCCATGCTCCCTCAAACTGGTTTGCAGCAACTGCGCCTCCCCATAAGAAATCTTCTCTAAATGTTCCCATTATTATTGCCTCCATTTCATTGCATATATCTTAATAGTTTATGGGGCTCAATGAGCCCCATATGTTTTATCTTAAAGTAATGTGATTAAATCGTTTCCGTTAACTACCTTCTTAGCGTCTGTAGGAATGATGTCAGCATACTTATCAGAGTTTGTGATTACGACTGGAGTCTCTACTGAGTATCCCTGAGCCTTGATGTAATCGATATCGAACTCGAGAAGAAGATCTCCTCTCTTTACAGTATCACCCTGCTTTACCTTTGGTGTGAAGCCCTTGCCCTCGAGCTGAACTGTATCCATACCAACGTGGATAATAACCTCTGCACCGCTAGCTGTTGTGATTCCGATAGCATGACCTGTTGCGAAGAATGCAGATACAGTTCCGTCTGCTGGAGCGTATACCTTACCCTCTTCTGGAACGATTGCAACACCCTTACCCATTGCCTCTGAAGAGAATACCTTATCCTCTACTGCTGTTAAAGCCTTGATTTCGCCCTTGATTGGAGCAACAAGGATTTCACTATTTGATGAGCCTGTTGACTTAAGCTCTTTGTTTGCTGCTGGAGCTGAGTCCTTGTACATAATCATTGTAAGTGTGAATGATACTGCTACTGCAACAAGAATTGAGATGATTACCCAAATCATGCTGTAAAGGCTGTTTGTATTTGGATCAATGTAGCATGGAAGTCCGAATAAACCAAGACCACCCATTGTGTAAGACTTAACACCTGCTACTGCAGTGATGATACCACCTGCTGCACCACCGATACATGAGATAACGAATGGTGTCTTCTTTGGAAGTGTAATACCATAGATACATGGCTCAGTTACACCGAATAAACCTGAAATAAATGCTGGAACAGCGATGTCCTTAAGCTTCTGATCCTTTGTCTTAAGAATCATAGCAAGTACTACTGCTGACTGTGCGAATGATACACAGAAGTATGGTGAAAGGATAAAGTCATATCCAAGTGAACCATAGTTGATCATTGCAAGTGGAACGAGACCCCAATGTAAACCGAAGATTACAAGTACCTGCCACATAGCACCGATAAGTGCACCTGCGATAATTCCACCAACAACTGGGATGTTATATAATCCGCCGAAGATAAGTGTAAGTAAGTTACATACAACTGTTGCAACTGGACCAATTACAAGATATGTAAGTGGCATCATAATTCCAAGAACACAAAGTGGAACGATGAATGTCTTGACAACATCTGGAATATGCTTCTTGAAGAACTTCTCAAGCTTTGCTGCAATGTAAACAGCTAAAACAACTGGAACTACTGACTGTGTGTAACCAGAAGCTGGCATGATTACAGGAATTCCGAACCAGTCTGTCATGTAATCCATAGAGAATGATGTACCAGCGAATACTGTTCCAAGAACCTCAGCGCTCTTAAGAGCAACCATGTTTGGATATGTAAGACCTACACCAAGTGCCATACCAATAAATTCGCTACACTTGAACTTCTTAGCTGATGTGTAACCTAAGATGATTGGAAGGAAATAGAAGAAACCATCACCTACTGCGTTCCAAATCTCATAAGCACCGCTTGTTGTTACGTCAATGCCATAAACGCTGCTTGCAACGAATGACCAAACTGCAAGTAAACCTTTGATGATACCAGCTGCACATAATACAGAAAGAAGTGGCTGGAATACACCAGAAATAATATCGATAAGAGCAGCTCCTGCGCTCATCTTTTCCTTTGGACCGTCATCATCTACTGATGCTGCACCTGAAATACCAGCGTGCTCACAAACTACATCGTATACATCAGGTACGTGGTTACCAATTACTACCTGATACTGTCCACCAGACTGGATAACAGTAACAATACCGTCAGTGTTCTTTAAAATCTCTGTGTTTGCCTTGCTTTCATCCTTAAGCTTGAAGCGAAGACGTGTGATACAATGTGTAATACTCTTAATGTTGCTCTTACCACCAACATTCTGGATGATAATACGAGCTAAGCCATCATAT contains:
- a CDS encoding beta-glucoside-specific PTS transporter subunit IIABC, with the translated sequence MASKYDGLARIIIQNVGGKSNIKSITHCITRLRFKLKDESKANTEILKNTDGIVTVIQSGGQYQVVIGNHVPDVYDVVCEHAGISGAASVDDDGPKEKMSAGAALIDIISGVFQPLLSVLCAAGIIKGLLAVWSFVASSVYGIDVTTSGAYEIWNAVGDGFFYFLPIILGYTSAKKFKCSEFIGMALGVGLTYPNMVALKSAEVLGTVFAGTSFSMDYMTDWFGIPVIMPASGYTQSVVPVVLAVYIAAKLEKFFKKHIPDVVKTFIVPLCVLGIMMPLTYLVIGPVATVVCNLLTLIFGGLYNIPVVGGIIAGALIGAMWQVLVIFGLHWGLVPLAMINYGSLGYDFILSPYFCVSFAQSAVVLAMILKTKDQKLKDIAVPAFISGLFGVTEPCIYGITLPKKTPFVISCIGGAAGGIITAVAGVKSYTMGGLGLFGLPCYIDPNTNSLYSMIWVIISILVAVAVSFTLTMIMYKDSAPAANKELKSTGSSNSEILVAPIKGEIKALTAVEDKVFSSEAMGKGVAIVPEEGKVYAPADGTVSAFFATGHAIGITTASGAEVIIHVGMDTVQLEGKGFTPKVKQGDTVKRGDLLLEFDIDYIKAQGYSVETPVVITNSDKYADIIPTDAKKVVNGNDLITLL